Proteins encoded by one window of Candidatus Binatus sp.:
- a CDS encoding sulfurtransferase TusA family protein, with product MEARGKAVAVRLDLRGVKCPLNWARAKVRLEQMARGEVLELTLDDPRGARDIPSAAEAEGYAMLESTARDGIFQLRIER from the coding sequence ATGGAAGCGCGCGGCAAAGCGGTTGCGGTTCGCCTCGATCTGCGAGGCGTTAAGTGTCCGCTCAACTGGGCGCGCGCGAAGGTGCGACTGGAGCAGATGGCGCGCGGCGAGGTGCTCGAACTGACGCTCGACGATCCGCGCGGCGCTCGCGACATCCCCAGTGCGGCCGAGGCCGAGGGTTACGCGATGCTCGAATCCACGGCGCGCGACGGCATCTTTCAGCTGCGCATCGAGCGGTAG
- a CDS encoding class I SAM-dependent methyltransferase, translating into MFLESSELYDAIYHFKNYARECERLRALIADAVPGARTILDVACGTGEHAKFLKEHYAIDGVDLNENYLRAARLKNPAGRYTRADMIDFDLAAAYDVVTCLFSAIGYVRTADRMNRAIACMARHVKPGGVLIVEPWLTPDDWKPGASHIHGGEIGADKVCRMSHSSRQGNLSVLLLHYLRSRPDGIEHYSEQHELGLFTRDEMTRAFESANMQVRYDAEGLMGRGLYLAQQRT; encoded by the coding sequence ATGTTCCTCGAAAGTTCCGAGCTCTACGACGCGATCTATCATTTCAAGAACTACGCCCGCGAGTGCGAGCGTCTGCGCGCTTTGATCGCGGACGCCGTGCCGGGCGCGCGCACGATCCTCGACGTCGCGTGCGGCACCGGTGAGCACGCGAAATTTTTGAAAGAGCACTACGCGATCGACGGCGTCGATCTCAACGAAAACTATCTGCGCGCCGCGCGCCTGAAAAATCCCGCCGGCCGCTACACTCGCGCCGACATGATCGACTTCGATTTGGCGGCGGCTTACGACGTGGTGACATGCCTGTTCAGCGCAATCGGTTACGTTCGCACCGCCGACCGCATGAATCGCGCGATCGCATGCATGGCGCGTCACGTAAAGCCCGGCGGCGTGCTGATCGTCGAGCCCTGGCTCACCCCCGATGATTGGAAACCCGGCGCGAGCCACATCCACGGCGGTGAAATCGGCGCCGACAAGGTCTGCCGCATGAGTCACAGCAGCCGGCAGGGCAATCTATCCGTACTGCTCCTCCACTATCTCAGGAGCCGGCCCGACGGCATCGAGCATTACAGCGAGCAGCACGAGCTCGGATTGTTCACCCGCGACGAGATGACCCGCGCGTTCGAGTCCGCGAACATGCAAGTGCGCTACGACGCCGAGGGCTTGATGGGCCGCGGCCTTTACCTCGCGCAGCAGCGCACCTAA